Genomic DNA from Halodesulfovibrio sp. MK-HDV:
AGTGAAGAAATTTCTCAAGAAATGTGGAAAGAGGTTGATTGTGTTATCGAGCGCCATCGTGAAACTCCCGGAGCGCTGATTACAGTACTTCGCGAAGCACAAAATGTTGTGGGTTGGTTCCCGCAGGCGCTTATCGAATATATTGCAAAGGGGATGAATATTCCTTCAAGCGATGTGTTCGGTGTGGTTTCATTTTATTCCCTCTTTTCCCTTAAGCCTAAAGGGCGCAACTCCATTAAGGTTTGTACCGGTACAGCCTGTTATGTAAAAGGTGCGCGCGAAGTAATTGGTCGAATTTCCGGCGAGTATAACATTGCGGAAGGCGAAACAACCGAAGACAGACGCTTTGATCTTGAAGGCGTTCGCTGTGTCGGCGCTTGTGGTCTGGCTCCTGCTATGGTT
This window encodes:
- a CDS encoding NAD(P)H-dependent oxidoreductase subunit E, with amino-acid sequence SEEISQEMWKEVDCVIERHRETPGALITVLREAQNVVGWFPQALIEYIAKGMNIPSSDVFGVVSFYSLFSLKPKGRNSIKVCTGTACYVKGAREVIGRISGEYNIAEGETTEDRRFDLEGVRCVGACGLAPAMVVDGDIHGDVTAESVLKILEKYS